Proteins encoded together in one Triticum dicoccoides isolate Atlit2015 ecotype Zavitan chromosome 7B, WEW_v2.0, whole genome shotgun sequence window:
- the LOC119336542 gene encoding probable dolichyl-diphosphooligosaccharide--protein glycosyltransferase subunit 3: MAISPHLLLPLLLAAAAASTFAGANDLVGELQSLRSRSPAGVIHLTDTSVTRFLSSPAPRPYSVLVFFDATSLHSKTDLHLPQLRREFALLSASFHANNPDSSDLFFADIEFSESQHSFSQFGVNSLPHVRLIRPEHSRLADSEQMDQSHFSRLADSMVEFVEARTGLEVGPIVRPPLVSRNQMILLVLLFLISIPFGIKRIMEGDTLLHDRKLWMAGALFVYFFSVSGGMYGIIRHTPMFITDREDPNKLVFFYQGSGMQLGAEGFAVGFLYTLVGLMIAVVTHLLVKVESLQTQRFAMLAVMAIGWWAVRKVIYLDNWKTGYGIHTFWPSSWR, translated from the coding sequence ATGGCgatctccccccacctcctcctcccgctcctcctcgcGGCGGCGGCCGCCTCCACCTTCGCCGGCGCCAACGACCTGGTCGGCGAGCTCCAATCCCTCCGCTCCCGCTCCCCCGCCGGCGTGATCCACCTCACCGACACCTCCGTCACCCGCTTCCTCTCCTCGCCGGCCCCGCGCCCCTACTCCGTCCTCGTCTTCTTCGACGCCACCTCGCTCCACTCCAAGACCGACCTCCACCTCCCCCAGCTCCGCCGCGAGTTCGCGCTCCTCTCCGCCTCCTTCCACGCCAACAACCCCGACTCCTCCGACCTCTTCTTCGCCGACATCGAGTTCTCCGAGTCGCAGCACTCCTTCTCCCAGTTCGGCGTCAACTCCCTCCCCCACGTCCGCCTCATCCGCCCGGAGCACTCCCGCCTCGCCGACTCGGAGCAGATGGACCAGTCCCACTTCTCCCGCCTCGCCGACTCCATGGTCGAGTTCGTGGAGGCCCGTACCGGCCTCGAGGTCGGCCCCATCGTCCGCCCTCCTCTCGTCTCCCGCAACCAGATGATCCTGCTCGTCCTCCTGTTCCTGATTTCCATCCCGTTCGGGATCAAGAGGATCATGGAAGGGGACACCCTGCTTCATGACCGCAAGCTTTGGATGGCCGGGGCGCTGTTCGTCTACTTCTTCAGCGTGTCAGGGGGCATGTACGGGATCATCAGGCATACGCCCATGTTCATCACGGACCGGGAGGATCCAAACAAGCTCGTCTTCTTCTACCAGGGTTCAGGGATGCAGCTTGGCGCAGAGGGGTTTGCCGTCGGTTTCCTGTACACCCTCGtggggctgatgatagctgtggtgACACACTTGCTGGTGAAGGTGGAGAGCCTGCAGACACAGCGATTTGCGATGCTGGCAGTCATGGCGATCGGGTGGTGGGCAGTCAGGAAGGTGATTTACCTGGATAACTGGAAGACTGGGTACGGCATTCATACCTTCTGGCCAAGTAGCTGGAGGTAA